In Streptomyces sp. NBC_00091, the following proteins share a genomic window:
- a CDS encoding SseB family protein has translation MAAASGVVADPLDAPREAAQARLADFRGRVVLVPLDARGGLWTAELGGLDWICAFSGEETLARFAEARGEARQEWVFRRVVGARLLDEVIPELDFPCGVALDVAGPDGVVFPPLRGIVPDAVALDGEVAV, from the coding sequence GTGGCGGCGGCTTCCGGAGTCGTCGCGGATCCGCTCGACGCGCCACGGGAGGCGGCGCAGGCGCGGCTGGCCGACTTCCGGGGCCGGGTGGTGCTGGTGCCGCTGGACGCACGGGGCGGGCTGTGGACCGCCGAGCTCGGGGGTCTGGACTGGATCTGCGCGTTCTCGGGGGAGGAAACGCTGGCCCGGTTCGCCGAGGCGCGGGGCGAGGCCAGGCAGGAGTGGGTGTTCCGACGGGTGGTCGGTGCGCGGCTGCTGGACGAGGTGATCCCGGAGCTGGACTTCCCGTGCGGGGTGGCCTTGGACGTGGCCGGGCCCGACGGCGTGGTGTTCCCGCCGCTGCGCGGGATCGTGCCGGATGCTGTGGCGCTGGACGGGGAGGTGGCGGTATGA
- a CDS encoding DUF4429 domain-containing protein: MAEIIQKDGTWTFDGDAVRIVPGRDKGVGLLRQHLGEVVVPLRAIGGISFEPGRKAGRLRLRLRDGADPLLQVTGGRLPEASDPYRLGVETDRTGVAEYFVDEVRNALLLDQVDPGPCDAYLLPGPPVPIAFGAGDGTASFDGDRVVLDWNWTTEEAKRSGGPREFRVADVRAVEWSPSKGLDNGWLRFTLTGAGSAPAPKYDPCTVELFGFKKDPLMALVAAAVAVRMPHPAAPASAPAPAQALPLAEAAPALAGEPVDHDTLLRRLREVGELHQAGVLTVDEFSAAKAAILGRF; the protein is encoded by the coding sequence ATGGCGGAAATCATCCAGAAGGACGGTACTTGGACCTTCGACGGGGACGCGGTGCGCATCGTGCCGGGCCGCGACAAGGGGGTGGGGCTGCTGCGGCAGCACCTCGGTGAGGTGGTCGTGCCGCTGCGGGCGATCGGGGGGATCAGCTTCGAGCCCGGGCGCAAGGCCGGGCGGCTGCGGCTGCGGCTGCGCGACGGGGCGGATCCGCTCCTCCAGGTGACGGGCGGGCGGCTGCCGGAGGCCTCGGACCCGTACCGCCTGGGCGTGGAGACGGACCGGACCGGGGTGGCGGAGTACTTCGTGGACGAGGTGCGCAACGCCCTGCTGCTGGACCAGGTGGATCCCGGGCCGTGCGACGCGTACCTGCTGCCGGGGCCGCCGGTGCCGATCGCCTTCGGCGCGGGTGACGGGACGGCCTCCTTCGACGGCGACCGGGTGGTCCTGGACTGGAACTGGACGACGGAGGAGGCCAAGCGCTCGGGCGGGCCGCGCGAGTTCCGGGTCGCGGACGTGCGGGCGGTGGAGTGGTCCCCCTCGAAGGGCCTGGACAACGGCTGGCTGCGGTTCACCCTGACGGGCGCGGGCTCGGCCCCCGCGCCGAAGTACGACCCCTGCACGGTGGAGCTCTTCGGCTTCAAGAAGGACCCGCTGATGGCGCTGGTCGCGGCGGCCGTGGCCGTACGGATGCCCCATCCGGCGGCTCCCGCGTCCGCCCCGGCCCCGGCCCAGGCCCTGCCACTGGCGGAGGCGGCCCCGGCGCTGGCGGGCGAGCCCGTGGACCACGACACCCTGCTGCGGCGGCTGCGCGAGGTGGGCGAGCTGCACCAGGCGGGAGTCCTCACCGTCGATGAGTTCTCGGCGGCGAAGGCGGCGATTTTGGGTCGTTTCTGA
- a CDS encoding helix-turn-helix domain-containing protein: MSQDSTAVVADAGRKLAGRRRREIVAVLLFSGGPIFESSIPLSVFGIDRQDAGVPRYRLLVCAGEDGPLRTTGGLELTAPYGLEAIARAGTVVVPAWRSITSPPPPEALDALRLAHEEGARIVGLCTGAFVLAAAGLLDGRPATTHWMYAPTLAKRYPSVHVDPRELFVDDGDVLTSAGTAAGIDLCLHIVRTDHGSEAAGALARRLVVPPRRTGGQERYLDRSLPEEIGADPLAEVVAWALEHLHEQFDVETLAARAYMSRRTFDRRFRSLTGSAPLQWLITQRVLQAQRLLETSDYSVDEVAGRCGFRSPVALRGHFRRQLGSSPAAYRSAYRARRPQTDVSPVSEMQGSPVPHQRTPQPQRAAAALAASGPSVTELYAPGRVLREHA, encoded by the coding sequence ATGAGCCAGGATTCCACCGCCGTCGTCGCGGACGCGGGCCGGAAGCTCGCGGGGCGTCGCCGCAGAGAGATCGTCGCCGTGCTGCTGTTCAGCGGCGGGCCGATCTTCGAGAGTTCCATTCCGCTGTCCGTGTTCGGCATCGACCGGCAGGACGCGGGAGTTCCGCGCTATCGACTGCTCGTGTGCGCCGGGGAGGACGGTCCGCTGCGGACCACCGGCGGACTCGAACTGACCGCGCCGTACGGGTTGGAGGCGATCGCCCGGGCAGGCACGGTCGTCGTTCCGGCCTGGCGCTCCATCACTTCACCGCCGCCGCCGGAGGCGCTCGACGCACTGCGTCTGGCGCACGAGGAGGGGGCCCGGATCGTCGGCCTGTGCACGGGAGCCTTCGTGCTCGCCGCCGCCGGGCTGCTGGACGGCCGGCCCGCGACGACGCACTGGATGTACGCGCCGACGCTGGCCAAGCGCTACCCGTCCGTCCACGTCGACCCGCGCGAACTGTTCGTCGACGACGGCGACGTGCTGACGTCCGCGGGCACCGCGGCCGGAATCGACCTGTGCCTGCACATCGTGCGCACGGACCACGGCAGCGAGGCGGCCGGAGCACTGGCCCGCCGGCTCGTCGTACCGCCGCGCCGCACGGGAGGCCAGGAGCGCTACCTCGACCGGTCGCTGCCCGAGGAGATCGGCGCCGACCCGCTCGCCGAGGTCGTCGCCTGGGCACTGGAACACCTCCACGAGCAGTTCGACGTGGAGACGCTGGCCGCCCGCGCCTACATGAGCAGGCGCACCTTCGACCGGCGGTTCCGCTCGCTCACCGGCAGCGCGCCGCTCCAGTGGCTGATCACCCAGCGGGTGCTCCAGGCACAGCGGCTGCTGGAGACTTCCGACTACTCGGTCGACGAGGTCGCCGGACGCTGCGGGTTCCGCTCGCCGGTCGCCCTGCGCGGGCACTTCCGGCGGCAGCTGGGGTCCTCCCCGGCCGCCTACCGCTCCGCCTACCGAGCACGCCGGCCGCAGACCGACGTGTCCCCGGTGTCCGAAATGCAGGGCTCCCCGGTGCCGCACCAGCGCACCCCGCAGCCCCAGCGGGCCGCGGCGGCCCTGGCCGCCTCCGGTCCCAGCGTGACGGAGCTGTACGCCCCGGGCCGGGTCCTGCGCGAGCACGCGTAG
- a CDS encoding acetate uptake transporter translates to MDNGVSAGSTASTSTLGNIALGLTLLAFGIGHTGVLAGVTAANSVSLAMYVGGAALFLLGLLEYRGGNGFNGTAFAGLGIFWFTWAKGAGASVSEEAAGTFLVLFAMLALTLTLAAASGLFGQGVYALLTLALLLLAIAAFADSAGLAKAGGWVAAVSGLLAWYGATAALANWPVSLGRTSGNAVAAG, encoded by the coding sequence GTGGACAATGGTGTCTCTGCGGGAAGCACGGCCTCGACTTCGACCCTGGGGAACATCGCCCTGGGTCTCACCCTTCTGGCGTTCGGTATCGGCCACACGGGCGTACTCGCCGGTGTGACCGCGGCCAACTCCGTGTCGCTCGCGATGTACGTCGGCGGCGCCGCCCTGTTCCTCCTCGGCCTCCTCGAATACCGCGGCGGCAACGGCTTCAACGGCACCGCCTTCGCGGGCCTCGGCATCTTCTGGTTCACCTGGGCCAAGGGCGCGGGAGCCTCGGTCTCCGAGGAGGCCGCCGGAACGTTTCTGGTCCTCTTCGCGATGCTCGCGCTGACCCTGACGCTCGCCGCGGCGAGCGGACTGTTCGGCCAGGGCGTCTACGCCCTGCTGACCCTCGCCCTCCTCCTGCTGGCCATAGCCGCCTTCGCGGACAGCGCCGGGCTGGCGAAGGCGGGCGGCTGGGTCGCGGCCGTGTCCGGGCTGCTGGCCTGGTACGGGGCCACCGCCGCGCTGGCCAACTGGCCGGTGTCGCTGGGCAGGACCTCGGGGAACGCGGTCGCCGCGGGCTGA
- a CDS encoding beta-N-acetylhexosaminidase translates to MRVLRRALGTLLVIGGLGAAVSCTAAHGDDAKPGAGRPAALAPYEQLLPAPASARAEGPGYGYGAGTVIRTGPGSPEEVRQIGELLAEQLRGPSGLPLPVVDGEEGDGIRLRLDPGAGGLGAEGYRLRSTASGVTLTARTPAGLFHAGQTLRQLLPVRGTGVVPGGEVVDTPRFAYRGAMVDIARHHFRVEQVKRYVEQLAQYKINTLHLHLTDDQGWRIAIDSWPRLAQYGGGSEVGGGPGGYWTKDEYRDLVAYAAERYVDVVPEIDMPGHVNAAQASYGELTCDGKAPERYTGIKVGFSSLCVGKERTYEFIDDILGELAALTPGRYLHIGGDEAHSTPAADYAAFMDRAQAVVARHGKTVVAWHQLATARPAPGAVLQYWGHDKTAAAEKAAVVAAGKSGHPVILSPADHAYLDMKYDKATKPGLAWAGYVPVQRSYSWNPGGYLPGLPETSVLGVEAPLWTETVATRADWELLAFPRVLGLAELGWSPAASLDWPAYRQRLSAQAPRLDAQDITYYRAPDVPWG, encoded by the coding sequence ATGAGAGTCCTGCGACGCGCGCTCGGCACCCTCCTCGTCATCGGCGGCCTCGGCGCCGCCGTCTCCTGCACCGCCGCCCACGGCGACGACGCCAAACCCGGCGCCGGACGCCCCGCCGCCCTGGCTCCCTACGAGCAGCTCCTGCCGGCGCCCGCCTCCGCGCGGGCCGAAGGCCCCGGGTACGGCTACGGCGCCGGCACGGTCATCCGTACCGGCCCGGGCTCGCCGGAGGAGGTCCGGCAGATCGGCGAGCTCCTCGCCGAGCAGCTGCGCGGGCCGAGCGGGCTGCCGCTGCCGGTGGTCGACGGGGAGGAGGGCGACGGGATCCGCCTGCGGCTCGACCCCGGCGCCGGGGGGCTGGGGGCGGAAGGCTACCGGCTGCGGAGCACCGCCTCCGGGGTCACCCTGACCGCGCGCACCCCGGCGGGCCTCTTCCACGCCGGGCAGACGCTGCGGCAGCTGCTGCCGGTGCGGGGCACGGGCGTGGTCCCGGGCGGCGAGGTCGTCGACACCCCGCGCTTCGCGTACCGGGGGGCGATGGTGGACATCGCCCGCCACCACTTCCGGGTGGAGCAGGTCAAGCGGTACGTCGAGCAGCTCGCCCAGTACAAGATCAACACCCTGCACCTGCACCTCACCGACGACCAGGGCTGGCGGATCGCCATCGACTCCTGGCCCCGCCTCGCGCAGTACGGCGGCGGCAGCGAGGTCGGCGGCGGCCCCGGCGGGTACTGGACCAAGGACGAGTACCGGGACCTGGTCGCCTACGCGGCGGAGCGCTATGTCGACGTGGTCCCGGAGATCGACATGCCGGGCCACGTCAACGCGGCCCAGGCCTCCTACGGGGAGCTGACCTGCGACGGCAAGGCACCCGAGCGCTACACCGGGATCAAAGTCGGCTTCAGCTCGCTGTGCGTGGGCAAGGAGCGCACGTACGAGTTCATCGACGACATCCTGGGAGAGCTGGCCGCCCTCACCCCCGGCCGCTACCTCCACATCGGCGGCGACGAGGCCCACTCCACCCCGGCGGCGGACTACGCGGCCTTCATGGACCGCGCCCAGGCGGTGGTGGCCCGCCACGGCAAGACGGTGGTGGCCTGGCACCAGCTCGCGACGGCCCGCCCGGCGCCGGGCGCGGTGCTCCAGTACTGGGGCCACGACAAGACGGCCGCCGCGGAGAAGGCCGCGGTCGTGGCGGCGGGGAAGTCCGGCCACCCGGTGATCCTCTCCCCGGCGGACCACGCCTACCTGGACATGAAGTACGACAAGGCGACGAAGCCGGGCCTGGCCTGGGCCGGCTACGTCCCGGTCCAGCGCTCCTACTCCTGGAACCCGGGCGGCTACCTCCCCGGCCTCCCGGAAACCTCCGTCCTCGGCGTCGAAGCCCCCCTGTGGACGGAAACCGTCGCGACCCGGGCCGACTGGGAGCTGCTGGCCTTCCCCCGGGTCCTGGGCCTCGCGGAACTCGGCTGGTCCCCGGCGGCTTCCCTGGACTGGCCCGCCTACCGCCAACGCCTCTCCGCCCAGGCCCCCCGCCTGGACGCCCAGGACATCACCTACTACCGCGCCCCGGACGTGCCGTGGGGGTAG
- a CDS encoding universal stress protein: MAGHEFSEPADRKRKHLADSVSSDLRAVEQTRHPCDPAFRHGVVVGFDGSTSSERALAYAIGMARRSGSGLIIVHVANRLPTTVWAGCEPPVFVDVPDHRTEVLGLELACADYLAEVPWILVERGGDICHELEEVGREYSADAIVVGSTHGIVGRIFGSVAGRLAKRAQRPVVVIP; this comes from the coding sequence ATGGCCGGTCACGAATTCTCCGAACCTGCGGACCGCAAGCGCAAACACCTCGCCGATTCCGTATCGAGCGACCTGCGCGCGGTGGAACAGACACGTCACCCCTGCGATCCGGCCTTCCGGCACGGTGTGGTGGTGGGCTTCGACGGCTCGACGTCCAGTGAGCGAGCCCTCGCCTACGCGATCGGCATGGCCCGGCGTTCCGGTTCCGGTCTGATCATCGTCCATGTGGCGAACCGGCTGCCCACCACGGTGTGGGCCGGCTGTGAGCCGCCCGTCTTCGTGGACGTGCCGGACCACCGCACCGAGGTGCTCGGCCTGGAGCTGGCCTGCGCGGACTATCTGGCCGAGGTGCCGTGGATCCTCGTCGAGCGCGGTGGTGACATCTGCCACGAGCTGGAGGAGGTCGGCCGGGAGTACTCGGCGGACGCCATCGTGGTGGGTTCCACTCACGGGATCGTGGGCCGGATCTTCGGCTCGGTCGCGGGGCGGCTGGCGAAGCGGGCACAGCGACCCGTTGTTGTCATTCCGTAA
- the orn gene encoding oligoribonuclease, translated as MNDRMVWIDCEMTGLSLTDDALIEVAALVTDSELNVLGEGVDIVIRPPDAALETMPDVVREMHTNSGLLDELAGGTTLADAEAQVLAYVRQHVKEPGKAPLCGNSVGTDRGFLLRDMPALESHLHYRIVDVSSVKELARRWYPRAYFNSPPKNGNHRALADIKDSITELRYYREAVFVPQPGPDSDTARTIAAKHAVAD; from the coding sequence ATGAACGATCGCATGGTGTGGATCGACTGCGAGATGACCGGGCTCTCGTTGACGGACGACGCACTTATCGAGGTGGCCGCACTGGTCACCGACTCGGAGCTCAACGTGCTCGGCGAAGGCGTGGACATCGTGATCCGCCCGCCGGACGCGGCCCTGGAGACCATGCCGGACGTGGTGCGCGAGATGCACACCAATTCCGGGCTGCTCGACGAGCTGGCCGGCGGCACGACCCTGGCCGACGCCGAGGCGCAGGTCCTGGCGTACGTACGGCAGCACGTCAAGGAGCCGGGCAAGGCGCCGCTGTGCGGGAACTCGGTCGGCACCGACCGCGGCTTCCTGCTGCGGGACATGCCGGCGCTGGAGAGCCACCTGCACTACCGGATCGTGGACGTGTCCTCGGTCAAGGAGCTGGCGCGCCGCTGGTACCCGCGGGCGTACTTCAACAGCCCGCCCAAGAACGGCAACCACCGGGCGCTGGCGGACATCAAGGACTCGATCACCGAGCTGCGCTACTACCGTGAGGCGGTCTTCGTGCCGCAGCCCGGGCCAGACTCGGACACCGCCCGGACCATCGCCGCCAAGCACGCGGTGGCGGACTAG
- the glmS gene encoding glutamine--fructose-6-phosphate transaminase (isomerizing), with protein MCGIVGYIGKRDVAPLLLEGLARLEYRGYDSAGIVVNSPKAAALKMVKAKGRVRDLEARVPKRFAGTTGIAHTRWATHGAPSDINSHPHLDPENKVAVVHNGIVDNAAELRVKLEAEGVVFVSDTDTEVITHLIARSQADSLEEKVREALKVIEGTYGIAVMHADFADRIVVARNGSPVILGIGEKEMLVASDVAALIAHTRQVVTLNDGEMATLKADDFRTYTTSGTTTTATPETVEWEAASFDMGGHDTYMHKEISEQPDAVDRVLRGRIDDRFNTVHLGGLNLDPREARGIRRVKILGCGTSYHAGLIGAGLIESMARIPADAEPASEFRYRNPVVDPDTLYIAVSQSGETYDVLAAVQELKRKGARVLGVVNVVGSAIAREADGGVYVHAGPEVCVVSTKCFTNTVVAFALLAVHLGRIRDLSVTDGKRIIEGLRKLPAQIQEILEGEEDIKKLAAEYAEAKSMMFIGRVRGYPVALEASLKLKEISYIHAEAYPASELKHGPLALIEPAMPTVAIVPDDDLLEKNRAALEEIKARSGRILAVAHREQEKADHTILVPKNEDELDPILMGIPLQLLAYHTALALGRDIDKPRNLAKSVTVE; from the coding sequence ATGTGTGGAATCGTCGGTTACATCGGCAAGCGTGACGTGGCACCGCTGCTGCTCGAAGGCCTGGCACGACTGGAGTACCGCGGCTACGACTCCGCGGGCATCGTCGTCAACAGCCCGAAGGCCGCCGCGCTGAAGATGGTCAAGGCCAAGGGCCGCGTCCGCGACCTCGAGGCGCGCGTCCCCAAGCGCTTCGCCGGCACCACCGGCATCGCCCACACCCGCTGGGCCACCCACGGCGCCCCCAGCGACATCAACTCGCACCCGCACCTGGACCCCGAGAACAAGGTCGCCGTCGTCCACAACGGCATCGTCGACAACGCCGCCGAGCTGCGCGTCAAGCTCGAGGCCGAGGGCGTCGTCTTCGTCTCCGACACCGACACCGAGGTGATCACCCACCTGATCGCCCGCTCCCAGGCCGACAGCCTGGAGGAGAAGGTCCGCGAGGCGCTCAAGGTCATCGAGGGCACCTACGGCATCGCCGTCATGCACGCCGACTTCGCCGACCGCATCGTCGTCGCCCGCAACGGCTCCCCCGTCATCCTCGGCATCGGCGAGAAGGAGATGCTCGTCGCCTCCGACGTCGCCGCGCTGATCGCCCACACCCGCCAGGTCGTGACCCTCAACGACGGCGAAATGGCCACCCTGAAGGCCGACGACTTCCGCACCTACACCACCAGCGGTACGACGACCACCGCCACCCCGGAGACCGTGGAGTGGGAGGCCGCCTCCTTCGACATGGGCGGCCACGACACCTACATGCACAAGGAGATCTCCGAGCAGCCCGACGCGGTCGACCGCGTGCTGCGCGGCCGGATCGACGACCGCTTCAACACCGTCCACCTGGGCGGCCTGAACCTGGACCCGCGCGAGGCGCGCGGCATCCGCCGGGTCAAGATCCTGGGCTGCGGCACCTCCTACCACGCGGGCCTGATCGGCGCCGGGCTGATCGAGAGCATGGCCCGCATCCCCGCCGACGCCGAGCCGGCCTCCGAGTTCCGCTACCGCAACCCGGTCGTGGACCCCGACACCCTCTACATCGCCGTCTCCCAGTCCGGTGAGACGTACGACGTGCTCGCGGCCGTCCAGGAGCTCAAGCGCAAGGGCGCCCGCGTCCTCGGCGTGGTCAACGTGGTCGGCTCCGCGATCGCCCGCGAGGCCGACGGCGGCGTGTACGTGCACGCCGGCCCCGAGGTCTGCGTCGTCTCCACCAAGTGCTTCACCAACACGGTGGTGGCCTTCGCGCTGCTCGCCGTGCACCTGGGCCGGATCCGGGACCTGTCGGTCACCGACGGCAAGCGGATCATCGAGGGCCTGCGCAAGCTGCCCGCGCAGATCCAGGAGATCCTCGAGGGCGAGGAGGACATCAAGAAGCTGGCGGCCGAGTACGCCGAGGCCAAGTCGATGATGTTCATCGGCCGGGTGCGCGGCTACCCCGTGGCCCTGGAGGCCTCCCTCAAGCTGAAGGAGATCTCCTACATCCACGCCGAGGCCTACCCGGCCTCCGAGCTCAAGCACGGCCCGCTCGCGCTCATCGAGCCGGCGATGCCGACGGTCGCGATCGTCCCGGACGACGACCTGCTGGAGAAGAACCGCGCGGCGCTGGAGGAGATCAAGGCCCGCAGCGGCCGGATCCTGGCCGTCGCCCACCGGGAGCAGGAGAAGGCCGACCACACCATCCTCGTGCCCAAGAACGAGGACGAGCTGGACCCGATCCTGATGGGCATCCCGCTCCAGCTGCTGGCGTACCACACGGCCCTGGCCCTGGGCCGGGACATCGACAAGCCGCGCAACCTGGCGAAGTCCGTCACGGTCGAGTAG
- a CDS encoding YrhB domain-containing protein yields the protein MLTLNEAVEAARPYLEQAFSYGPWTLVLQPELSEEHELAWIIRIDSQESIDAGDPWVGPMEKMVLVPKDGAAVRFPPTHLPLDEYFAYVRHGGWDTAAKGKTSKAEPWQKALQWLLDTYHGLVELVSIEAVAEDAGTWLFACRTIEQPGYPRTPMLAASVVVPKTPGRPFHPASDDPWGDVAAYTRAPAKRDPEVEARRLNSRGCVVTVAAAIAGAPSTPLPWQPAHEAPGWWELLLRRYFPSAEQLRCGSWDEVIQHAQETGPDTQGVVWVRRAIGGTEVSGHLLYVHNNNGSVVFLDGMIGGLARLGSMGVLELVFARFRPGAPQSAEDFGAARLKAEEWLRRTYEESVELVAPDPADETARGWLFACQTTAALRGGDWRHAMLDAGVVVPKGPGAPFLLPNSDPWGFFARWDRGEPAGPTPEPGRADWFASTMGQLGPVIQVSEFSTIADSVRALAALPAGGRALVWVRRLDGRGRESTGLLLTGLHSEVGFVGLVDGSAEEFKSLDGLGECGVRVIRYR from the coding sequence ATGCTCACGTTGAACGAGGCCGTCGAGGCGGCCAGGCCCTATCTCGAGCAGGCGTTCTCCTACGGGCCGTGGACGCTCGTCCTGCAGCCGGAACTCAGCGAAGAGCACGAGCTGGCCTGGATCATCAGGATCGATTCACAAGAGAGCATCGACGCGGGCGACCCGTGGGTGGGGCCCATGGAAAAGATGGTGCTCGTACCCAAGGACGGGGCGGCAGTCCGCTTCCCGCCGACGCACCTGCCACTTGATGAGTACTTCGCTTACGTGCGCCACGGTGGCTGGGATACGGCCGCCAAGGGGAAAACCAGTAAGGCTGAGCCGTGGCAGAAAGCGTTGCAGTGGCTTCTCGACACGTACCACGGGCTCGTCGAACTGGTGAGTATCGAAGCGGTTGCCGAGGACGCGGGCACGTGGCTGTTCGCCTGCCGGACGATCGAGCAGCCGGGGTATCCACGGACGCCGATGCTGGCCGCGTCGGTCGTGGTGCCCAAGACGCCGGGGCGGCCTTTCCACCCCGCCTCTGACGATCCGTGGGGTGACGTGGCTGCGTACACAAGAGCTCCCGCCAAGCGCGACCCGGAGGTGGAGGCGCGGCGGCTGAACTCGCGCGGCTGCGTGGTGACCGTGGCCGCCGCCATCGCAGGGGCTCCGTCGACCCCGCTGCCCTGGCAGCCGGCGCACGAGGCGCCCGGGTGGTGGGAACTGCTGCTGCGCCGGTACTTCCCCAGTGCGGAGCAGCTGAGGTGCGGGAGCTGGGACGAGGTGATCCAGCATGCCCAGGAGACCGGGCCGGACACCCAGGGCGTGGTGTGGGTACGTCGGGCGATCGGCGGCACCGAGGTCAGCGGGCATCTGCTGTACGTGCACAACAACAACGGCAGCGTCGTGTTCCTCGACGGCATGATCGGCGGCCTCGCCCGGCTGGGCAGCATGGGTGTGTTGGAGCTGGTGTTCGCGCGGTTCCGTCCCGGGGCGCCGCAGTCCGCCGAGGACTTCGGGGCGGCCCGGCTCAAGGCCGAGGAGTGGCTGCGGCGGACGTACGAGGAGTCGGTCGAGCTGGTGGCACCGGACCCGGCGGATGAGACGGCTCGGGGCTGGCTGTTCGCCTGTCAGACCACGGCCGCGCTGAGGGGCGGGGACTGGCGGCACGCGATGCTCGACGCCGGCGTGGTCGTACCGAAGGGGCCCGGGGCGCCGTTCCTCCTGCCCAACTCCGATCCGTGGGGTTTCTTCGCCCGCTGGGACCGGGGTGAGCCGGCGGGTCCCACGCCCGAGCCGGGTAGGGCCGACTGGTTCGCCTCCACGATGGGCCAGTTGGGGCCGGTCATACAGGTCTCCGAGTTCTCGACCATCGCAGACTCCGTCCGGGCGCTCGCGGCGCTGCCGGCCGGCGGACGCGCTCTGGTGTGGGTACGCCGACTGGACGGGCGGGGGCGGGAATCCACCGGCCTGCTGCTCACCGGCTTGCACTCCGAGGTCGGCTTCGTGGGACTCGTGGACGGCTCCGCAGAGGAATTCAAGAGCCTGGATGGGCTGGGGGAGTGCGGGGTCCGGGTCATCCGGTACCGCTGA